A single region of the Anabaena sphaerica FACHB-251 genome encodes:
- a CDS encoding type II toxin-antitoxin system PrlF family antitoxin, which translates to MVVKPNPSSESTLTDRYQTTIPEPVRKALGLGKRDKIRYVIQPDGKVVISRADRKEEDPILGEFLNFIAQDIQKNPQHLQPIKPELVNRIQSLVADVEIDIDAPLSDEDE; encoded by the coding sequence ATGGTTGTCAAACCAAATCCATCATCAGAGTCCACCCTAACAGACAGATATCAAACCACAATACCTGAACCCGTGCGTAAAGCTCTAGGCTTGGGTAAACGTGATAAAATTCGCTATGTGATTCAACCTGACGGTAAAGTAGTTATTTCTCGCGCTGATCGAAAAGAAGAAGATCCGATACTGGGGGAATTTTTAAACTTTATTGCCCAGGATATACAAAAAAATCCTCAACATTTACAACCAATTAAACCAGAATTAGTAAACCGTATTCAATCCTTAGTTGCTGATGTAGAGATTGATATTGATGCACCCTTATCTGATGAGGATGAGTAA
- a CDS encoding type II toxin-antitoxin system YhaV family toxin, with protein sequence MSENQPLVINGWTIFAHSLFLEQLEELIIQVENLRQKYPQEYKQKNATKRLAAIFKLAFNVIPQDPTLNDYRQGTTLGDEYKHWFRAKFFQQYRLFFRYHQQGKIIVYAWVNDENTKRAYQSKTDAYRVFQKMLESGNPPDDWNDLLKEAESQTHHLSKWALKNII encoded by the coding sequence GTGTCTGAAAATCAACCCTTAGTAATTAATGGATGGACTATATTTGCTCATTCTTTATTTCTGGAACAGTTAGAAGAACTGATCATACAGGTAGAAAATTTACGTCAGAAATATCCTCAAGAATACAAACAGAAAAACGCCACAAAACGTCTAGCTGCTATTTTCAAACTTGCATTTAACGTCATTCCTCAAGATCCAACATTAAACGATTATCGCCAAGGTACAACCCTGGGAGATGAATACAAACACTGGTTTAGAGCTAAATTTTTTCAGCAATACCGATTATTTTTTAGATATCATCAACAAGGTAAAATCATTGTTTATGCTTGGGTAAATGACGAAAACACCAAGCGAGCATATCAAAGTAAAACAGACGCTTATCGAGTTTTCCAGAAAATGCTAGAAAGTGGTAATCCTCCAGATGATTGGAATGATTTACTCAAAGAAGCAGAAAGTCAAACTCACCATTTAAGTAAGTGGGCGTTAAAAAATATAATATAA